CTACTTAACAATGTTGCTTAATgccaattataattaatttacacTATACACAATCGTTTGTTTGTGTGTACAGTGTTCTGTTAGACATAATGAGTACGGGTATAAtgaatacaataatattttaatagattatattattattatcggtatcaagaattattatttttaagttgtttatcAGAATTTTATTTAGAGTGATGAATGATGATGGTATAACGTAATAGTATAAATTGAAAGTCACCTATTTTCAGACATTGAAACCtctattttaagttattttataaaaaaaaattatagcgttttaaaacagtaaattattatattattaatgtaaACAAACTCTCACAGATTTGCATTGAATCcacaattttgataaatatttattgacaTTGACCCTTGTTTATTAAAAGTAACTAACATTGAATGTTAGttacttttaataaatttcaatctGTAAGTATTggcatcattattattatgcttAATTCACGGGTTTGTAtgttaataaatgaataaaatcaCTCACCTATACAAGCACGGGGCCCTTCTCCGAATGGCAGATACACAAACTTCAACTTCGCAGTGTCGAATGAGTCGGGGTGGAAGCGCTCTGGCCTGAACTCCTCAGGACTGTCAAAGTACTTTGGGTCATTTTGCATGCTTTGAACTGGGATGAACACCCGCACTTTATCATCGATCGTCATCCCTAACTCAGGGATTGTGTATTTACCCACGCATTTCCTGATCAAAAATCCAAGCGAGGGGAACATCCTCATACCCTCTTTGAAAGCCCAATCCAAATAGGTCATTTCTTTGACTGCCTCGTAGCTCAGTTTATTGTCATGTTTGGCCAACACCCTGTCTATATCCTCCTGCACCTTCTTCTGCACCTCCGGGTGGTACGCCAGCTGGTGCAGCGTGAAGCTGGTCGCGGACGACGACGTCTCGAAGCCCGCGGCGAAAAACACAAACACTTGAGCAGTCATTAGAATGTCATCCATTTCTAAAGTAGCGGTTTCGGGTGTTCCGTCcgctttttttctttctatcgACTCTCCAACCAAAACGCCTTTCTTTTTACATTCCAACAATAAGTCAATAAAGTCGTTTCTACCCGATGGTTGGTAATTTCTCTGCTTTAATATAACTTTAACAAGATCGGTCAGTTCACCCTCTATTCTTTGGAGTGTGTGAATACTTTTGAACAGTTGCGGGAATATATCTTTAAGCATTGCAAGTACGGCATCCTTGAAACCTATATGGAATATCTTCGCTCCGAGTTTCCTGAAGGCGGAGTCGTCCTCGTTGAGCGAGTCGGCCTCGAGGCCGAAGCCGCAGGCGCCGATGAAGTCGGTGGTGTAGCGCGCCATGAGGTCGCGCGCGTCGAGCGtgcggccggcggcggcggcggccagcgCGCGCGCCTGCAGGCTCTCGGCGCGCTCCACGATGAGCGGGAACATGGCGCGCAGCTTGCCGCTCGTGAACGCCGGCGTCATGCGCTGCCGCAGCAGGCGCCACGTGTCGCCGTCCGCGAAGAACAGGTTGCGCAGCATCGGCTCGATCTCGTGCCCTTTCTGTTGATTTAAGCCCCGAGGGTAGAACATATTGAAATCTGTGGTCAAAATCCTCTTAATGATCTCCGGGTCCTTCACTACCAAACATGGATCCGTGGATCTGAAAAGCCCGACCGCTTTCTCCTCGGGATACTTCCAATAAGCTTCAACTATTGATTCTGAAACGCTTTGCTGCTGCAAATAGTTTTTGGCGTTGGTGCCGAAGAATAATATGGGTTTGTCATGTTTGATTCCTCTTTCCTTCCAGTAGTTGAAGTTTCTAACGTTGTAAAGGTACAGCGCAATGAGCGCGATGACCGCGAGCGCGACGACGATCATGTCGAGTGCGGAGCGCGCGGCGTGCGGGATGCGACTGGTCGCGCGGGCCGCGAGCGCAATTATAGCAACTACTGGTTAGTGCGGGAGTGAACTGCACCAAGGATTTTGGCACAATGCGTAGATTACTTGCCTGTCTGCTGTAGATGTCTGTAATGGACTTGGAACCATTTGCCTTATAAATAAACCAGATAAGGTTTGCTTGGCAGTGATAAGGAATAGATATGTTAGTTACCTATCTAGTGCTAAAAAGTGTTTATCATCTTTCTAACTTACAACAACCATTGTCCAATATCCAGTCTTTTTACCTTTTTCGTAGTTACTAATAGTTATTTTCATGAACTTGGCGTTGACGATAGTTTGTAAATATTACTTAATTGATATTAATTTGCCTCTAAACATTTGAATGTGCAAATGAATTGTTTGTTTGCAAAGAATTGTCACTATTTAGAACGTCGTTGTGTGTTTTGCTTTTGCCCGTCTATCATTGTTTGTCATAGTTTGGTTTTGGTAATGGACCGAAATTATCAGGAATAGAATTGGTTAAAATggcataatgtcaacaaatcaTTTAGATTTGCTGCCGGTTGATTTGTTGTggaataacaaaaacaaacaagtgCTTGCCAAAGTACTTTTTTATTGCCTACTTACTTTGGCTAAACCAAACCAAATTAAGTAGGTGcagattattttattgtttactttatttctttagctttttctttaacttttaCGGAATACTGCATTTCTGGATCCTACTTATCTGGATTGCCGTGTGAACGAGGCCCAACTATGTATTCACGAATTTAAATAGCACACTACCATTTCGAATATTCAACATTATTCGCACATTATAAATAACGTCGCTAGTTTGATTATTATCCAAAACACCTGCATTCTTTAGCGAAGACGAGGATCTCGTTAGCAGGAGCTCTAAAACAACACGGGTGCCTCCTGAGCTCTCTATTACAGTAATTACGGACGAGGACCAGACGGCCGTCCGCGCcagaccacagaataagtaatagtacaggtacagaaggattactccgcaagacgatttaaataaatgcgagtcttgctacgacgcgatacagtggaattcagctcgcacagcactacgtacctacaatttcattcacctacaagttttgtctctttctatcgcgtgcctctgaactcttcttacgctgttagggttgctgtctagtagtgtctagtaaaaaaataattaatctacttatttgttatgaggtacgtatgtaggtaagtacgcattcattatggaaaaccttgggagaggcctttgcccagcagtggacgtcatttattttggctgaaacgaacgaacgcattctgagcagtagtcatggtaggttaggttcctatactatcctaagaattattgattacctacatggtcaacatacctttcagcatctttgggaagcgaaaaaaaagataaatccggtagatttcttttcgaatttaaacacccgaacgccgcacaataatatttctttctctttatgtccatttttaaataatacttcgatcatagaattagttactacaacgcacgccagcgtcctgacgggcgcgcgcgtgacactcgactgatataatacccgccggcggggcgcttcgctgtaggtaattatcggatgtaccgcgcggagtgagccaggcctggccaGACTCCGGACAAACAGACCAGGACTAGTGAtgcacttttgtcgattatttcaCGATATTTGGAGGAAAGAGAAAATGTTCTaccatttatctctttacaGCCTCTGATAGACTATAttatgactagctttccgcccgcggctttgcccgcgtggaattttgtctgtcacagaaaaactttatcgcgcgcgtccctgtttcaaaaaccgggataaaaactatcctatgttctttcccgggactcaaactatctctatgccaaatttcatcaaaatcggttgcgaggtttaagcgggaaagcgtaacagacagacagacagacagagttactttcgcatttataatattaagttgggatGTGTACAATGTAGGCATTCGACTGTATAGTCAGTTGACCACTTTGGATGCAATTTTACGTAGCATGAATTTAATttgggacatttttttaaataattgtgttttagtgttaaa
The Ostrinia nubilalis chromosome 16, ilOstNubi1.1, whole genome shotgun sequence DNA segment above includes these coding regions:
- the LOC135079461 gene encoding cytochrome P450 6B6-like; this encodes MIVVALAVIALIALYLYNVRNFNYWKERGIKHDKPILFFGTNAKNYLQQQSVSESIVEAYWKYPEEKAVGLFRSTDPCLVVKDPEIIKRILTTDFNMFYPRGLNQQKGHEIEPMLRNLFFADGDTWRLLRQRMTPAFTSGKLRAMFPLIVERAESLQARALAAAAAGRTLDARDLMARYTTDFIGACGFGLEADSLNEDDSAFRKLGAKIFHIGFKDAVLAMLKDIFPQLFKSIHTLQRIEGELTDLVKVILKQRNYQPSGRNDFIDLLLECKKKGVLVGESIERKKADGTPETATLEMDDILMTAQVFVFFAAGFETSSSATSFTLHQLAYHPEVQKKVQEDIDRVLAKHDNKLSYEAVKEMTYLDWAFKEGMRMFPSLGFLIRKCVGKYTIPELGMTIDDKVRVFIPVQSMQNDPKYFDSPEEFRPERFHPDSFDTAKLKFVYLPFGEGPRACIGERLGHMQSLAGLAAVLSKFTVEPAPETVRKPRVYPKSGIVQSIDGGLPLLFKERKITN